In the Candidatus Eisenbacteria bacterium genome, CGTGCCACCGAGCCATGGCGCCTCCCCTGGCGAACCCCGACGGGTTGGCTCGCCCGTGCGATCCATCGCATTCGCTTCAGCGATGAGTTTCGATCGATCGCAGTCGTGGGCTCAGTGTGGATAAAGCCGGATCGCGTGTGACTTCAGAGGCGCTCACGGCACTGCCGAGTCCTTTTGAGGCGCTCGGCGGTCGCGTCTCCCGAAACATAGTTTGGACGCTGGCTTCGGATCTGGTGGCACGCGGAACGTCACTAGGCCTAGCGTTTTTTTGCGCGCGAACCCTCCCGGTGGCAGGATTCGGCCTGTTCGCGCTCACACAGAACGTGGCCCAGTACCTGTGGCTGTTTGGTGACGCTTTCGCGAACAGCGGCTATGCGGCGCGCGAGGTCGCACGGGCCGGTCCGGGGATGTCGGGGGTCGCGGGTCAGTTGTACGCAATACGGGCGGTCGCGGGGCTACTTCTGGCCCTGCTCGCTGTCGCCGTGGGAATCGCCCTGCCGGTCGGTGGAGGGGGCAGATTCCTCGTCCTGGCGACGTCGATCTATTTTCTCGCATATTCGACGTTTCCCGACTGGGTGGCGCGTGGGGTGCAAGACTTCAAAGCCCTGGCCCTTGCCAATCTGCTCACCTCCGGAACCATGGTGCTGCTTGTGGTAACGATGTTCCTCGGATCCCCGGGTCCCGCCTTGGCCTGCGGGATCTGGGCGGCTTCGCTCGTTCCTGGGACGGTTGTGCTTACCGTCGTCCTTTCGGTTCGGCACGGACTTCGGTTCCGGCCTCCCTGGGCGGGAACGGCGTGGCGCTTTCACGCATCGCGTTCCTTCATCTTCTCGCTCGGCGCTATCGGCGCGATGGGACTGACGCTCTTGCCCGCGCTCCTGCTCGGACTGCTGTCTACTGCCGAGCAGGTAGGGCTCTTCGCGGCGGGTTTCCGGATCGTCACTGCGCTGGTGGGCCTGGGCGCGGTGATCTGGTGGCCCGTATATCCGGCCCTGGCCTCGACGGCACAGGAGTCGAAAGAGTTTCGCTCCCTATTCGAGGGATTCCTGACCGCCATGCTCACCGTTTCTCTCCCCGCCGCGCTAGGGCTGAGCATCTTCGCGGAGGAGATTGTGCACACGGTGTTCGGATCGCGATACGTGGGCGCTGTTCCGATCCTTCGCTTGATGGCTTGGTCGGTTCCGCTTTATTTCCTGGCCACGGTCTTCGAGATCACCATCCTCGCGACTGGGGGCGAGTCGAGGCGCGTTCGTGTGTACGCCACGGGAGTGGCGGTGCTCGCGCTCGGCTCGGTGCTTCTGATCCCGGCCTGGGGCGCTATGGGTGCCGCTGCCGCCCACCTGGGAGCACTCGCCGTGGCCGTCACGGCCTTCTTTGGATCCATGAGGGGCCTGGTCCGAGCGGGGTGGCTCCGGACCACGGGTAGCAGGATCGCTCTGGGAGCGGGTGGGCTCGCCTTGCTATGGATGGTGCTCCGGCAGGCGAAGGTGGTCGGCGTCTGGGGCCTTGTTTCTCTCGGAGCGATTTTTTACGTCGTCTTCGTCGTGAGATCGGGGATCTTGCCGCTCGCGTTATTCGTTCCGGCAGCCTATCGGCGCGGCGCAGACTCCCCAGGACCCGCCTGACAGGAAGGCGAGATGACCCCGTTCGTATCCATCGTTCTCTCGGTCCGGAACGAAGGGAGGTTCCTCGCTGGGACCTTGGAGCGGGTCCTCGCCCAGGATTACCCTGCGGACAGGATGGAAATCCTGGTTGTGGACGGGGCATCGGCGGACGGTACGCCGGAGATCGTGACCCGAATGGCCGCGCATGATTCGCGACTCCGCCTATTACAAAATCCTTCGATGCACGTCGCGGAAGGTCTGAACCATGGAATCGGCGCCTCCCGTGGAGACATCGTCGTGCGGGTCGATGGCCACTGCGCGATCCCGCCGCAGTACGTGAGCACGTGCGTCCGGCTGCTGCAGCAGGGGGTTGCGGACTGCGTCGGCGGGCCGCCCCGCGCCGTCGGAACGGGATGGATGGGCACCGCCATTGCGCTGGCCATGAGCTCTCGGTTCGGGGTTGGTGGCGCTTCCTTCCGCTACACCGAACGCGCACGATACGTGGATCACGTCCCCTTCGGCGCCTATTGGCGCCGAACATTCGATCGCGTCGGTCTCTTCGACCCCGATCTGGTGCGAAATCAGGACGACGAGTTCAGTTACCGCCTCCTCCAGGCCGGCGGCCGCATCTTCGTGGACCCCGCGATCTCCGCGGAATATTGGAGCCGGTCTACCCTCGGCGGGTTGTGGTGCCAGTACTTCGGGTACGGCTACTACAAGGTCCTCGTCATCCGGAAGCGCTGTGGGAGACCATCGTCGGTACGCCAGCTGGTGCCCCCAGCGGTCATCCTGTGCCTGCTCGCGAGCGCGGTTGCGTCGGCAGCCACGGGACGCCCTGAGCTTCTCGGGGTCGTGTGGGGAGGGTACGCAGCGTTCGTGGGTGTGGGAACCATGGTCACGCTGATTCGACGGCGCCGATGGCAGGCGGTGTTCTTGCCCGTGGTTTTTGCGACGATGCATCTCGCGTACGGATCTGGATTCCTGACCTCTCTCATCGTTGGGGCCCCTGGGGGTAGGCGACGCAACCGTGCGTAAGAATGTCAGGCGGAAACATGCTCTTTTGATCGCCTACCAGTTCCCACCAGTCGGGGGAATGAGCCCAAAGATCGCGAGGAATTACGTCGCGGCATTGGCGGGGGATGGCTACGACGTCGACGTGGTCACGCCCGCCGCCTCACCGGACCATCCCGTTTATCGCATCGACCATTCGAGCCAGGGGCACGACTGCATCGAGGGGGTAACTCTGCACCGAACGTACCCGGGGCCGCTCTATCGGCTGGCATGTCGAGCCGCACGGAAACCGCGGGTCGCAGCCACGCCGGCCACGCCGGCGAACGCGGATGCCGCTCGCGCGGCCTACCGCCGATTGATCCGTCCGTGGATGATTCCGGACGGGCGCGCAGACTGGCTCCCGTGGGCCATCGCGAAGGCCACGAGTCTGATCCTGAGGCGACCCTACGACCTGCTCGTGACCTATGCCTTCCCGTACACCTGCCACTTTGTGGGCTTCGCCCTCCGACCATGGATTCGAGGCCCGTGGATCCTCAACCAGGGGGACCTCTGGTCATTCTCTCCAGGCGTAAACCTGCCGCGTTGGCGGCTCGCTATCGACCGCATGTTGGAGCGTGCGGTTCTGATCCGGGGGACCAGAATCATCGTAACCAACGACGAGATGATCGCGGGCTATCGTGAGCACTTCCCGGAAGTGCCCGAGTCCCGGTTTGCGGTGATTCCGATCGGATACGACCGGCAGACCTACGAGCGGAGCGCTCCGGAGATCTCGGCCCGCTTTCGCTTCGCGTACACGGGTGCCTTACCCGTCTACGGACGAGGCCTGTACACGTTTCTGGAGGGCCTTGCCCGCGCCAGACGGGAGGAATCGATCGATGCCGAGTGCGTCATCGCGGGCACGATGCCTCAGGAGATCCGGGACTTCGCCTCAAGACTCGGTCTCGGCGATGCGGTTGAATTCCGTGGATTCCAGCCGAGCTCCGCCGTCGCGGCTCTTCAGCTTGGAGCCCACGTCCTCGTGATGGTCGGCATGCCCAAGGGGCTGCAGGTGCCCTCCAAGGTGTACGAGTATTTTGCCGCGAAGCGGCCGATTCTTGGGGTGCGCTGCGACGAGGCGGACATCGCCGCTCGGAGCGTGTCGCGTCACAACCGGGGGCTATCAGTGCCCGACGATGTCGGGGAGGTTGAGCGTGCCATCGCCAGCCTCCACAAGATGTGGAAATCGGGATCCCTGGACCGCTCCTTCGATCTCGCGGGCGTGCCTGCCCACGACTGGGACGAGGTGGGCCGCAGGTTCTTGGCCGCCGTTCAGGAGGCAGAGCGTGCCTGGCATGCCTGAGGCAACGTTCGCGCGCGCGACGGTCGTGGGGCATCGAACGAGCGCTGGGTGAGCTGACCATGGCGCACATCATTTATCTTTACCGACACATGTCGGAGTATATCCAGATTGATCTGGACCTACTTCGCGAACGGCACTCGGTTACCGTCGTCGAGTGCGCCTCGCGCTGGCCGCACCCGCTACTACTGTTCAGGCTTGTCACGCAAGCTGACTTGGTCGTTGCATGGTTTGCCAGCTGGCACTCCTTTGTGCCTGCTGTCCTGTGTCGGCAGCTAGGGAAGCCCTTTGTGGTCTGCACCGGTGGCTACGACACTGCGCGCCTGCCCGGGATCGATTACGGGCACCAGCGGGGCGGTTTCAGGCGTTTTGTGGCGCTGATCACCATGCGGCTCGCGGACCGGCTGATCGTAGCTTCGGAGGCGAGCCGCCTGGAAGTGCTGGGGCTAGGACTGCCTGCTCCAAAGCTCATGCTCGGCGGCCATGGTCTTGACCCCGCGCGCTATCCTGTCTCTGCGCTCCCACGGGAGAATTTGGTCGTCACCGTTTGCGGCGTCAATCGAAGCAACCTCAGGCGCAAGGGGCTGGAAGCTTTCGTGCGCACTGCAGCGTACTGTCCGGATCAGCGGTTCGTGGTGGTGGGCGCGTGGATGGATGACACCATCGTTCGCCTGCGCGCCATGGCCCAGCCAAACGTCCGCTTCACCGGATGGGTTTCAC is a window encoding:
- a CDS encoding glycosyltransferase family 2 protein, which gives rise to MTPFVSIVLSVRNEGRFLAGTLERVLAQDYPADRMEILVVDGASADGTPEIVTRMAAHDSRLRLLQNPSMHVAEGLNHGIGASRGDIVVRVDGHCAIPPQYVSTCVRLLQQGVADCVGGPPRAVGTGWMGTAIALAMSSRFGVGGASFRYTERARYVDHVPFGAYWRRTFDRVGLFDPDLVRNQDDEFSYRLLQAGGRIFVDPAISAEYWSRSTLGGLWCQYFGYGYYKVLVIRKRCGRPSSVRQLVPPAVILCLLASAVASAATGRPELLGVVWGGYAAFVGVGTMVTLIRRRRWQAVFLPVVFATMHLAYGSGFLTSLIVGAPGGRRRNRA
- a CDS encoding glycosyltransferase family 4 protein, with protein sequence MSPKIARNYVAALAGDGYDVDVVTPAASPDHPVYRIDHSSQGHDCIEGVTLHRTYPGPLYRLACRAARKPRVAATPATPANADAARAAYRRLIRPWMIPDGRADWLPWAIAKATSLILRRPYDLLVTYAFPYTCHFVGFALRPWIRGPWILNQGDLWSFSPGVNLPRWRLAIDRMLERAVLIRGTRIIVTNDEMIAGYREHFPEVPESRFAVIPIGYDRQTYERSAPEISARFRFAYTGALPVYGRGLYTFLEGLARARREESIDAECVIAGTMPQEIRDFASRLGLGDAVEFRGFQPSSAVAALQLGAHVLVMVGMPKGLQVPSKVYEYFAAKRPILGVRCDEADIAARSVSRHNRGLSVPDDVGEVERAIASLHKMWKSGSLDRSFDLAGVPAHDWDEVGRRFLAAVQEAERAWHA
- a CDS encoding glycosyltransferase, which encodes MAHIIYLYRHMSEYIQIDLDLLRERHSVTVVECASRWPHPLLLFRLVTQADLVVAWFASWHSFVPAVLCRQLGKPFVVCTGGYDTARLPGIDYGHQRGGFRRFVALITMRLADRLIVASEASRLEVLGLGLPAPKLMLGGHGLDPARYPVSALPRENLVVTVCGVNRSNLRRKGLEAFVRTAAYCPDQRFVVVGAWMDDTIVRLRAMAQPNVRFTGWVSHNEKVAWLSRASVIMQPSLHEAFGLSVAEGMLCGAVPVVTANGALPELVGDCGVLVRSQDPRDLAEGVGRALALGPAAGARARTRVLERFNLDRRRRTLESVISGELGDPRGSALQQ